One window from the genome of Pantoea cypripedii encodes:
- a CDS encoding 2-hydroxyacid dehydrogenase yields the protein MKVAVYSTKQYDQKYLEHVNASYGFELEFFDFLLTEATAKNAVGCDAVCIFVNDDGGRVVLEELAALGVKYIALRCAGFNNVDLAAAAALGLQVVRVPAYSPEAVAEHAVGLMMTLNRRIHRAYQRTRDANFSLDGLTGFNMHNKTAGVVGTGKIGVAAMRILKGFGMRLLAFDPYPSPQALELRAEYVDLKTLFAESDVITLHCPLTPENHHLLNAHAFSQMKDGVMIINTSRGGLIDSQAAIDALKQQKIGALGMDVYENERDLFFEDKSNDVIQDDVFRRLSACHNVLFTGHQAFLTAEALTAISETTLNNLGQLERGEACPNQVKA from the coding sequence ATGAAAGTTGCGGTTTACAGCACCAAACAGTATGACCAGAAATACCTCGAACACGTTAACGCCAGCTACGGTTTTGAGCTGGAGTTCTTTGACTTTCTGCTGACAGAAGCCACCGCCAAAAACGCCGTCGGCTGTGATGCCGTCTGTATTTTCGTCAATGATGACGGTGGCAGAGTGGTGCTGGAAGAGCTGGCTGCGTTGGGCGTGAAATATATTGCGCTGCGCTGCGCCGGATTTAATAACGTCGATCTGGCCGCCGCTGCGGCGCTCGGTTTACAGGTGGTGCGCGTCCCCGCCTATTCGCCAGAAGCGGTAGCCGAACATGCGGTGGGGCTGATGATGACGCTGAACCGTCGCATCCATCGCGCTTATCAACGCACGCGTGACGCTAACTTCTCCCTCGACGGCTTAACCGGCTTCAATATGCACAATAAAACCGCGGGCGTGGTCGGCACCGGTAAAATTGGCGTCGCCGCGATGCGTATTCTGAAGGGGTTTGGTATGCGTCTGCTGGCGTTTGATCCTTATCCCAGCCCACAGGCGCTGGAACTTCGCGCAGAATATGTCGATTTGAAAACCTTATTTGCCGAGTCCGACGTTATTACCCTCCACTGCCCATTAACACCAGAAAACCATCATCTGCTGAATGCCCACGCCTTTAGCCAGATGAAAGATGGTGTGATGATCATCAATACCAGCCGTGGCGGATTGATTGATTCTCAGGCCGCCATTGATGCGTTGAAACAGCAGAAAATTGGCGCGCTGGGTATGGACGTGTATGAAAACGAGCGGGATCTGTTCTTTGAAGATAAATCAAACGATGTGATTCAGGATGACGTGTTTCGTCGCCTCTCAGCCTGCCACAACGTGTTATTTACCGGCCATCAGGCATTTCTGACGGCGGAAGCCCTGACCGCCATCTCCGAAACCACGCTGAACAATCTGGGGCAACTGGAACGCGGAGAAGCCTGTCCCAACCAGGTGAAAGCCTGA
- a CDS encoding YdbH family protein yields MTRGLRRLLAALLALTLLLLGLLLTVTQWLPRLAGVWLPENTCVELNGAPGWQQGALRFPEVRYLAGDCELAKVSDARLGWHQQRWLLSARQLQLNSDCLQALPQSSASNDAPRTLAQWQAMLPGADIHLDQLVLLPWQQYAGQFDLTLDKDAQRLRYQGDNLSVNARLQGQQLQLTQLQLTHPLLPKPLDLHGTLTLPTFADGLPVAGELGGDISLTQWPVPLSLALNWQQQQGKLTVRQQGDEQPLLQLPWQIDDQQIRITQGQWRWPQQGQPLAGGLALTLTHWQQGLENTQITGRFNLLTQGKGGKGNLVLSVGPGSLSLQNSHLPFQLTGESKFSELQLYGAIPGVLQGMLTDPQLALKPGALLRLRGRLLSTLQVDEARWPLAGVTLSTAGINGRLQAILQAHDPSFGRFRLHLDGRATQFWPDRGRWNWRYWGDGVMAPLNAKWDVKGTGSWQDQLISLDTLDTGFDQLAYGMVEVSKPRLTLTAPVRWQRDAQQPSFNGGFVLKSGQTRFSYGGWLPPSELDFAAKGSDPSQFIWRGQLKAGDIGPLRVHGRWDGERLRGEAWWPKQSLAVFQPLLSSDLKMRIQSGDLQAQVAFSAASDQGFEAGGHWVVKNGSVWMPDSEINGIDFSLPFRLKDHQWQLGRRGPVSLRIAEVKNQFALQNITADLQGHYPWHERQPLTLSNVNLDLLGGHVSLPELRLPQHDPARIALRDIDLSRLITAIKPKQFAMSGKVNGELPLWVNNPRWLVEKGWIASSGPLTFRMDKDMADAITSNNFAAGAAMDWLRYMEISRSWATLDLDNFGNLTMQSEVKGTSQFSNRRQSVNLNYRHQENLFQLWRSLRFGDNLQSWVEQNATLPSKKDPQP; encoded by the coding sequence ATGACGCGGGGCCTTCGCCGATTACTTGCTGCGCTGCTGGCGCTGACATTGTTGTTATTGGGATTATTACTGACGGTGACGCAATGGTTACCGCGGCTGGCGGGTGTCTGGCTGCCGGAGAATACCTGCGTGGAATTGAACGGTGCGCCTGGCTGGCAACAGGGCGCGCTGCGTTTCCCGGAGGTGCGCTACCTCGCCGGGGATTGCGAACTGGCTAAAGTCAGCGATGCCCGGCTCGGCTGGCATCAGCAGCGCTGGCTGCTTTCCGCCCGCCAGCTACAACTCAACAGTGACTGCCTGCAAGCGTTGCCGCAAAGCAGCGCCAGTAACGACGCCCCGCGCACTCTGGCGCAGTGGCAGGCGATGTTGCCGGGGGCAGATATCCATCTCGATCAACTGGTACTTTTACCGTGGCAGCAATACGCCGGTCAGTTTGACCTGACGCTCGATAAAGACGCGCAGCGCTTACGTTACCAGGGCGATAACCTCAGTGTTAACGCGCGTTTGCAAGGTCAGCAACTGCAACTGACGCAGCTGCAATTAACCCACCCGTTACTGCCCAAACCGCTGGATTTGCATGGCACCCTGACATTGCCCACCTTTGCCGATGGTCTGCCGGTGGCTGGTGAACTTGGCGGAGATATCAGCCTGACGCAGTGGCCGGTGCCGCTCAGCCTGGCGCTTAACTGGCAACAGCAGCAGGGGAAGCTGACGGTGCGTCAGCAGGGGGACGAGCAACCGTTGCTGCAACTGCCGTGGCAGATCGACGATCAACAAATCCGTATTACCCAGGGACAATGGCGCTGGCCACAGCAGGGACAACCGCTGGCGGGTGGTCTGGCCCTGACGCTGACCCACTGGCAGCAGGGGCTGGAAAACACGCAGATCACCGGGCGCTTCAATTTGCTGACGCAGGGAAAGGGGGGCAAAGGCAACCTGGTGCTGAGCGTCGGACCGGGATCGCTCAGCCTGCAAAACAGCCATTTGCCGTTCCAGCTGACCGGCGAAAGCAAATTTTCTGAGCTGCAATTATACGGTGCCATTCCGGGCGTATTGCAGGGGATGCTGACCGATCCGCAGCTGGCGCTGAAGCCCGGTGCCTTGCTGCGCCTGCGTGGTCGTTTGCTTTCCACACTGCAAGTAGATGAGGCACGCTGGCCGCTGGCCGGGGTGACCTTGAGTACCGCGGGGATAAACGGGCGTTTGCAGGCGATTCTGCAGGCGCACGATCCCAGCTTTGGCCGCTTCAGGCTGCATCTCGATGGCCGTGCCACGCAATTCTGGCCCGATCGTGGCCGCTGGAACTGGCGTTATTGGGGCGATGGGGTGATGGCCCCCCTGAATGCCAAATGGGATGTGAAAGGCACCGGCAGCTGGCAGGATCAGCTCATTAGTCTCGATACGCTGGACACCGGTTTTGATCAACTGGCCTATGGCATGGTTGAGGTGAGCAAACCGCGTCTTACCCTCACGGCACCGGTACGCTGGCAGCGCGATGCACAACAACCCTCTTTTAACGGCGGTTTTGTTCTCAAATCGGGTCAGACCCGGTTTAGCTACGGTGGCTGGTTGCCGCCGTCGGAACTCGATTTTGCAGCAAAAGGCAGCGACCCGAGCCAGTTTATCTGGCGCGGGCAACTGAAGGCGGGCGATATCGGTCCGCTGCGGGTGCATGGGCGCTGGGATGGCGAACGGTTACGCGGCGAAGCCTGGTGGCCAAAACAATCGCTGGCGGTGTTTCAGCCTTTACTCAGCAGCGATCTGAAGATGCGCATTCAGTCAGGCGATCTTCAGGCGCAGGTGGCGTTTTCTGCCGCCAGCGATCAGGGGTTCGAGGCGGGTGGGCACTGGGTCGTAAAAAACGGCAGCGTGTGGATGCCAGATAGCGAAATCAATGGTATCGATTTCTCGCTGCCGTTCCGCCTGAAAGACCATCAATGGCAGCTTGGCCGACGCGGGCCGGTATCCCTGCGTATCGCGGAAGTGAAAAATCAGTTCGCTTTGCAGAATATCACCGCCGATTTGCAGGGCCATTATCCATGGCATGAGCGTCAACCGCTCACGCTTTCCAATGTTAATCTCGACTTGTTAGGCGGCCATGTCAGCCTGCCGGAGCTACGCCTGCCACAGCATGACCCGGCGCGTATTGCGCTGCGGGATATCGACCTGAGCCGCCTGATTACCGCCATTAAACCGAAACAGTTCGCCATGTCCGGCAAGGTCAATGGCGAACTTCCGTTGTGGGTGAATAATCCACGCTGGCTGGTGGAGAAAGGCTGGATCGCCAGCAGTGGTCCATTGACCTTCCGTATGGATAAGGACATGGCGGATGCCATCACCAGCAACAATTTTGCCGCCGGAGCGGCGATGGACTGGCTACGGTATATGGAGATCTCCCGTTCATGGGCCACGCTGGACCTGGATAACTTCGGCAATCTGACCATGCAATCGGAGGTGAAGGGTACCAGCCAGTTCAGCAATCGCCGACAATCGGTCAACCTTAACTACCGTCATCAGGAAAACCTGTTCCAGCTGTGGCGCAGCCTGCGTTTTGGCGATAATTTGCAATCCTGGGTGGAGCAAAATGCCACCCTGCCATCCAAAAAGGACCCCCAACCATGA
- a CDS encoding YdbL family protein, which yields MKRKGIVLLLALLLVPSAWALTLDQARQQGRVGETLSGYIAARQQDSETLALVKRINEGRIQQYQRVAQQNNLTTGEVARIAGEKLVNRAGSGEYVQGINGQWLQK from the coding sequence ATGAAGCGTAAAGGGATCGTCCTGCTACTGGCGCTGTTACTGGTGCCTTCTGCCTGGGCGCTGACGCTCGACCAGGCCCGCCAGCAGGGGCGTGTTGGTGAAACGCTGAGTGGCTACATTGCGGCGCGCCAGCAGGACAGCGAGACGCTGGCGCTGGTAAAACGCATCAATGAGGGTCGGATTCAGCAATATCAGCGCGTGGCACAGCAGAATAATTTAACCACCGGTGAAGTGGCGCGTATCGCCGGAGAAAAACTGGTTAATCGTGCCGGTTCTGGCGAGTATGTGCAGGGAATTAACGGACAATGGCTGCAAAAATAG
- a CDS encoding DUF6056 family protein — MTRTFTSLFFIIFLGAFAYLKLKGISHYSDDVVFSQEAHTPDIFQWLLTRYQSWSSRTAIEFALLKIINHKQTWAFLNSFLFAVTVCSFSWIVAKNKKDAILASLFFVLVILFTIKKGFIKEGILWMTGSVNYLWPFALSILGFALLKRCTTEQNLYRNAIVAAVIFFFSSFSEQIVVINLFLLPTIAVLYRGPVRKAALISLAATLLVFAYIIVSPGNTRRLYLEIGRWMPDFVNLNFVDKVLMGLNLAFDQMFTVQPIAVGIIYLCLALTLRNNKKAQIFSLLLLIATIILSLIERRVFAASGFDTIYKFTSENITSTFAIARAATVILFALATTLLLFRAQQERKTAWLSAIVYIVSYSGTVMLGLSPTVYASGQRVLMVSGMMASALAAYLALQACAMNRNKLIR; from the coding sequence ATGACACGGACTTTCACATCTCTTTTTTTTATTATTTTCCTCGGTGCATTTGCTTATTTAAAGCTAAAAGGAATTTCCCACTATTCAGATGATGTCGTGTTTTCGCAAGAAGCACATACCCCAGATATTTTCCAATGGCTTCTTACACGCTATCAATCCTGGTCCTCCCGCACAGCGATAGAATTCGCATTATTAAAAATAATAAACCACAAACAAACCTGGGCATTTTTAAATTCCTTCTTATTCGCTGTAACCGTATGTTCATTCTCCTGGATAGTGGCAAAAAATAAAAAAGACGCCATTTTAGCCAGCCTCTTCTTTGTACTGGTCATACTTTTCACTATTAAAAAAGGGTTTATCAAGGAGGGCATCTTGTGGATGACAGGCTCAGTGAACTATTTGTGGCCATTTGCCCTTTCCATACTGGGATTTGCTCTGCTTAAACGATGCACGACAGAACAGAATCTCTACAGAAATGCGATCGTTGCCGCGGTAATTTTTTTCTTCTCGTCGTTCAGCGAACAGATCGTGGTCATCAATCTCTTCCTATTGCCGACTATCGCTGTGCTCTATCGGGGGCCAGTGAGAAAAGCGGCGCTCATCTCTCTGGCAGCCACTCTGCTGGTATTCGCGTACATCATCGTTAGCCCGGGAAATACACGTCGATTATATCTTGAGATTGGACGCTGGATGCCTGATTTTGTTAATCTCAACTTTGTTGATAAAGTACTTATGGGATTAAACCTGGCCTTTGACCAGATGTTCACTGTTCAGCCAATCGCCGTCGGCATTATTTACTTATGTTTAGCCCTGACACTCCGTAATAATAAAAAAGCCCAAATATTTTCTCTGTTACTTCTTATTGCCACCATCATCTTGTCCCTGATTGAGCGCAGAGTCTTCGCTGCATCAGGTTTCGACACCATCTATAAGTTCACCTCAGAGAATATAACCAGTACTTTCGCCATTGCCAGAGCCGCTACGGTTATCCTCTTCGCTCTCGCCACCACCCTGCTTTTGTTCCGGGCGCAACAGGAGAGGAAAACAGCATGGCTCAGCGCGATAGTCTATATCGTCTCGTATTCAGGAACGGTGATGCTCGGCCTGTCACCCACCGTCTATGCTTCAGGACAGCGCGTGCTGATGGTGTCGGGCATGATGGCGTCGGCGCTGGCGGCGTACCTGGCTCTTCAGGCGTGTGCAATGAATCGGAACAAGCTGATCCGGTGA
- the nifJ gene encoding pyruvate:ferredoxin (flavodoxin) oxidoreductase, whose translation MITVDGNGAVASVAFRTSEVIAIYPITPSSTMAELADSWSGEGRRNIWGDVPRVVEMQSEGGAIATVHGALQTGALSTSFTSSQGLLLMIPTLYKLAGQLMPFVLHVAARTVATHALSIFGDHSDVMAVRQTGCAQLCVSSVQEAQDFALIAQMASLNSRIPFIHFFDGFRTSHEINKIVPISDETLLALMPPEAIAQHRARALTPDHPTVRGTSANPDTYFQSREATNLWYDACTGHVIAAMEAFAAQTGRRYQPFEFYGHPQAERVIIMMGSGCGTAEEAIDELLQRGEKVGLVKVRLYRPFSASHLLTVLPESVQRVAVLDRTKEPGALGEPLFLDVMTALAEAWSHGERSTLPQVCGGRYGLSSKEFAPDAVLAVFRALQRAKPPARFTVGIYDDVTHLSLPPETNIVPNRAHLEALFYGLGSDGSVSATKNNLKIIGNATPWQVQGYFVYDSKKAGGLTVSHLRVSQQPIQSAYLIQQADFIGCHQLQFIDKYSMLDQLKPGGIFLLNTPYAADEVWPRLPQEVQTQLNDKQARFYVINAARIARECQLGARINTVMQMAFFQLTQILPGDSALTELQNAIARSYRSKGEELVQRNWQALAMAQQALEAVPLQPVDTRSPHRPPVVADNAPDFVKTVTAAMLAGLGDKLPVSALPPDGSWPTGTTRWEKRNIAEAVPIWQPNLCTQCNHCVAACPHSAIRAKVVSPEALESAPATLASLDVKSRDMRGQKYVLQVAPEDCTGCNLCVEVCPASDRQHPEIKAINMKSRLEHVETEKINYDAFLALPEITAEQLERIDIRTSQLITPLFEYSGACSGCGETPYIKLLTQLYGDRLLIANATGCSSIYGGNLPSTPYTTNAEGRGPAWANSLFEDNAEFGLGFRLSVDQQRQRALRLLDQCAGHLPADLVAALKGDNVTPSLRREQIAQLRTLLQSSTQQEAQALMTAADALVDKSVWLIGGDGWAYDIGYGGLDHVMSLSENVNVLVLDTQCYSNTGGQASKATPLGAVTKFGEQGKRKARKDLGMATLLYGHVYVAQISLGAQLNQTVKAIQEAEAWPGPSLIIAYSPCEEHGYDLAYSHEQMRLLTTSGFWPLYRFDPRRAEQGKTALSLDSRPPTSELEQALMNEQRFRQLQTSEPEAAAQLWRDASDAATQRYQRLAELAGKAEKNES comes from the coding sequence ATGATTACCGTCGACGGCAACGGTGCTGTGGCTTCTGTCGCCTTCCGTACCAGCGAAGTTATCGCCATCTACCCTATCACTCCCAGCTCAACCATGGCAGAACTGGCGGATAGCTGGTCGGGCGAAGGTCGCCGCAATATCTGGGGTGACGTCCCACGCGTGGTGGAGATGCAATCCGAGGGAGGTGCGATCGCCACGGTGCACGGTGCGCTGCAAACCGGCGCACTCTCCACCTCGTTTACTTCATCGCAGGGCCTGCTGCTGATGATCCCGACATTATACAAACTGGCCGGGCAACTGATGCCGTTTGTGCTGCATGTGGCGGCACGCACGGTCGCCACTCATGCCTTATCCATTTTTGGCGATCATTCAGACGTGATGGCGGTGCGCCAGACGGGGTGTGCACAGCTTTGTGTCTCAAGCGTGCAGGAAGCACAGGATTTCGCCCTGATTGCCCAAATGGCATCACTCAATAGCCGCATCCCGTTTATCCATTTTTTTGATGGTTTCCGCACTTCGCACGAGATCAATAAAATTGTGCCGATCAGCGACGAGACGTTGCTGGCGCTGATGCCGCCGGAGGCGATTGCGCAGCATCGCGCTCGCGCCCTCACCCCGGATCACCCGACCGTGCGCGGCACCTCGGCAAATCCGGATACGTATTTCCAGTCACGCGAAGCCACTAACCTGTGGTACGACGCCTGTACCGGGCATGTTATCGCTGCGATGGAGGCTTTTGCCGCACAAACTGGCCGACGCTATCAGCCGTTCGAGTTTTACGGCCATCCGCAGGCGGAGCGCGTCATTATCATGATGGGGTCCGGCTGCGGCACCGCCGAAGAAGCCATTGACGAGTTATTGCAGCGTGGTGAAAAAGTCGGTCTGGTCAAAGTTCGCCTCTATCGTCCGTTCTCCGCCAGCCATTTGTTAACCGTACTGCCTGAATCCGTCCAGCGCGTGGCGGTGCTGGATCGCACTAAAGAGCCGGGTGCGCTCGGCGAACCTCTGTTTCTGGATGTGATGACGGCGCTGGCAGAAGCCTGGAGCCATGGCGAGCGCAGTACGTTGCCGCAGGTCTGCGGTGGGCGCTATGGTTTATCCTCCAAAGAATTCGCGCCTGATGCGGTGCTGGCCGTGTTCCGCGCGTTGCAACGCGCTAAGCCACCGGCACGATTTACCGTCGGTATTTATGACGATGTCACCCATCTCTCGCTGCCGCCGGAAACCAATATTGTGCCGAATCGCGCGCATCTCGAAGCCCTGTTCTACGGCCTCGGCAGCGATGGCAGCGTCAGTGCCACCAAAAATAATCTGAAGATTATCGGTAATGCCACGCCCTGGCAGGTGCAGGGCTATTTTGTTTATGACTCGAAAAAAGCGGGCGGGCTGACGGTTTCGCATTTGCGTGTCAGCCAGCAACCGATACAGTCGGCCTACCTGATTCAACAGGCTGATTTTATCGGCTGTCACCAGTTACAGTTCATCGACAAATATTCGATGCTGGACCAACTCAAGCCTGGCGGCATTTTTCTGTTAAATACCCCCTACGCTGCCGATGAGGTGTGGCCCCGCCTGCCGCAGGAAGTACAGACGCAACTTAACGACAAACAGGCGCGTTTTTACGTGATCAACGCCGCGCGGATTGCGCGCGAATGCCAGCTTGGCGCACGCATCAATACCGTAATGCAAATGGCCTTCTTTCAGCTGACGCAAATCCTGCCAGGCGACAGCGCCCTGACCGAGCTGCAAAACGCCATCGCCCGCAGCTATCGCAGCAAAGGTGAGGAACTGGTGCAGCGCAACTGGCAGGCGCTGGCAATGGCACAACAGGCGCTGGAGGCGGTGCCATTGCAGCCCGTCGATACCCGCAGCCCGCATCGCCCACCGGTTGTCGCTGATAACGCACCTGATTTTGTCAAAACCGTGACGGCAGCGATGCTGGCCGGTCTGGGCGACAAATTGCCGGTGTCCGCATTACCCCCCGATGGCAGCTGGCCGACCGGCACCACCCGGTGGGAAAAGCGCAACATTGCTGAAGCCGTGCCGATCTGGCAGCCCAATCTCTGTACCCAATGCAACCACTGCGTGGCTGCCTGCCCGCACTCCGCGATTCGCGCCAAAGTCGTGTCGCCGGAAGCGCTGGAGAGTGCACCCGCCACGCTGGCCTCACTGGATGTCAAATCGCGTGATATGCGCGGGCAAAAATACGTGTTGCAGGTCGCCCCCGAGGATTGCACCGGCTGCAATTTGTGTGTTGAAGTCTGCCCGGCCAGTGACCGTCAACATCCGGAAATCAAAGCTATCAACATGAAATCGCGTCTGGAGCATGTTGAAACCGAGAAGATTAATTACGACGCGTTTCTTGCCCTGCCGGAGATCACCGCCGAGCAGCTGGAGCGTATCGATATCCGTACTTCCCAGTTGATTACCCCGCTGTTTGAATATTCCGGTGCCTGTTCCGGCTGCGGCGAAACGCCTTACATTAAGTTGCTGACGCAGCTTTACGGCGATCGTTTGTTGATCGCGAATGCGACCGGATGTTCCTCCATTTATGGCGGTAATCTGCCCTCTACGCCTTATACCACCAACGCTGAGGGACGCGGTCCGGCATGGGCCAATTCCCTGTTTGAAGATAACGCCGAGTTTGGTCTGGGCTTCCGACTCAGCGTTGATCAGCAACGTCAGCGTGCGTTGCGTCTGCTGGATCAGTGCGCCGGACATTTGCCAGCCGATCTGGTTGCCGCGCTCAAAGGTGACAATGTCACGCCATCGTTGCGCCGTGAGCAAATTGCGCAACTGCGTACCCTGTTACAAAGCTCGACGCAGCAGGAGGCGCAGGCCCTGATGACCGCAGCTGATGCGCTGGTGGATAAATCGGTGTGGCTGATTGGCGGTGATGGCTGGGCCTATGACATCGGTTATGGCGGGCTGGATCATGTGATGAGCCTGAGTGAAAACGTCAATGTGCTGGTGCTGGATACCCAATGCTACTCCAACACCGGTGGTCAGGCGTCTAAAGCGACCCCGTTGGGGGCCGTCACCAAATTTGGTGAACAGGGCAAACGTAAAGCGCGTAAAGATCTCGGTATGGCGACATTGTTATACGGGCATGTTTACGTGGCGCAGATTTCACTCGGCGCTCAGCTCAATCAAACCGTGAAAGCCATTCAGGAAGCCGAAGCCTGGCCGGGACCGTCGCTGATCATCGCTTACAGCCCCTGCGAGGAGCACGGCTACGATCTGGCCTATAGTCATGAACAAATGCGCCTGCTGACCACCAGTGGATTCTGGCCGCTCTATCGTTTCGATCCACGTCGGGCGGAACAGGGCAAAACTGCGCTGTCGCTGGATTCACGCCCGCCCACGTCTGAGCTGGAGCAGGCATTGATGAATGAGCAGCGCTTCCGGCAGCTGCAAACCAGCGAACCGGAAGCCGCGGCACAATTGTGGCGTGATGCCAGCGACGCTGCTACGCAACGTTATCAGCGGCTGGCAGAACTGGCAGGGAAAGCAGAGAAAAACGAGTCATAA
- a CDS encoding YnbE family lipoprotein, with product MSLRALLVLAAGLPLIGCVPRIEVAAPKEPITINMNVKIEHEIHIKVDKDVEALLKNQSGLF from the coding sequence ATGAGCCTGAGGGCATTACTGGTGCTGGCAGCCGGACTGCCGCTGATTGGCTGCGTGCCGCGTATCGAAGTGGCTGCGCCGAAAGAGCCGATCACCATCAATATGAATGTAAAAATCGAGCATGAAATTCACATCAAAGTGGATAAAGATGTGGAAGCCCTGCTGAAGAACCAGAGCGGTTTATTTTGA
- a CDS encoding putative hemolysin, whose protein sequence is MKAASFLLAGAALLLSACSSNSDNEPPQQATAAHIQPQVVMSSLAESNCANAGGTLAFSRQLDGSRIGMCQLANGRRCDEQALMGGRCAR, encoded by the coding sequence ATGAAAGCCGCTTCCTTCCTGCTGGCCGGTGCTGCATTGCTACTTTCTGCCTGCAGCAGCAATAGTGATAATGAACCGCCGCAACAGGCGACTGCTGCACATATACAACCGCAGGTCGTGATGTCATCGCTGGCGGAATCGAATTGCGCGAATGCCGGGGGAACACTGGCGTTTTCACGTCAGCTCGATGGTTCCCGTATCGGGATGTGCCAGCTGGCAAATGGCCGTCGCTGTGATGAGCAGGCATTGATGGGTGGGAGATGCGCCCGCTAA
- a CDS encoding DUF2767 family protein: MQTYDMVFEEACRLVGQCYLELAQRGAATEKDVLATELQNLQLRYRELTGSPNRAVEMAITQLKPC, translated from the coding sequence ATGCAAACTTACGACATGGTATTTGAAGAGGCGTGCCGCCTGGTGGGGCAATGTTACCTGGAACTGGCGCAGCGTGGTGCGGCGACAGAAAAAGATGTATTGGCAACGGAGTTACAAAACCTGCAACTCCGTTATCGTGAATTAACCGGCTCGCCGAACCGGGCAGTGGAGATGGCGATCACCCAACTCAAGCCTTGTTGA
- a CDS encoding FAD-dependent oxidoreductase: MKPEANDVLSTDCCIVGGGPAGLMLGYLLVRAGLRVVVIEKHADFLRDFRGDTIHPSTLEIMHQLGLLDELLQLPHQRAEKLQAELAGEEVTMADFTRLPVQCRFIAFMPQWDFLNFLAQKSAQFAGFTLLQSTTFDSFLYQHDSVRGIRASTEHGPVEIQAPLVVGADGRNSAVRLAAGLTSRAFGASKDVVWFRLDKQSDDPTWGMGHKGPRQNFIVIDRGTYWQCGYTIAKGQFEELKAAGLDQFKQAIASVAPFSVERLSSLEEWQQFKLLSIRIDRLDSWMKPGVLCIGDAAHAMSPIGGVGVNLAIQDAVATANYLTEPLRQGGVSLRDLAKVQKRRQFPTVATQFLQIKMSSNKRKPGRKSPMPTLIRRFPFLRFVFGRLIGLGFRMEKPRFSG; the protein is encoded by the coding sequence ATGAAGCCCGAAGCGAATGACGTCCTGAGTACTGATTGCTGTATTGTTGGTGGTGGCCCGGCGGGGTTGATGCTGGGTTATCTGCTGGTGCGTGCGGGATTGCGCGTGGTGGTGATTGAGAAACACGCCGATTTCCTGCGCGATTTCCGTGGCGACACCATTCATCCTTCTACGCTTGAAATCATGCATCAGCTCGGTTTACTGGACGAACTTCTGCAATTGCCTCATCAGCGGGCAGAAAAATTGCAGGCCGAATTGGCCGGTGAGGAAGTGACCATGGCGGATTTCACGCGACTGCCCGTGCAATGCCGTTTTATCGCCTTTATGCCGCAATGGGACTTCCTCAACTTTCTGGCGCAAAAAAGCGCGCAGTTCGCCGGTTTCACGCTGCTGCAATCCACCACGTTCGACAGCTTTCTTTACCAGCACGACAGCGTCCGGGGAATTCGGGCGAGCACTGAACACGGCCCGGTGGAGATTCAGGCTCCGCTGGTGGTAGGAGCCGATGGTAGAAATTCAGCCGTACGCCTTGCCGCCGGGTTGACCAGCCGGGCATTTGGCGCATCAAAGGATGTGGTGTGGTTCAGGCTGGATAAACAGTCGGACGATCCAACCTGGGGAATGGGGCATAAGGGGCCACGGCAAAACTTTATTGTTATTGATCGCGGCACTTACTGGCAATGCGGCTACACCATTGCGAAAGGCCAGTTTGAGGAGTTGAAGGCGGCGGGACTGGATCAATTTAAACAGGCGATTGCCTCCGTAGCGCCCTTTAGTGTGGAACGGCTGTCCTCACTGGAGGAATGGCAGCAATTTAAACTACTCTCGATCCGCATTGACCGTCTCGACAGTTGGATGAAGCCTGGCGTGCTATGTATCGGTGATGCGGCGCACGCGATGTCACCCATCGGTGGCGTTGGCGTCAATCTGGCGATTCAGGATGCCGTCGCAACCGCCAATTATCTGACGGAACCGCTGCGCCAGGGGGGAGTCAGCCTGCGCGATTTGGCGAAGGTGCAAAAGCGCCGCCAGTTTCCGACCGTGGCGACACAATTTCTGCAAATTAAGATGAGCAGTAATAAACGTAAACCCGGCAGAAAAAGTCCCATGCCCACCCTTATCCGCCGTTTTCCCTTTCTGCGTTTTGTGTTTGGCCGCCTGATTGGGCTGGGATTCCGCATGGAGAAGCCACGCTTTTCTGGCTAA